From Achromobacter spanius, a single genomic window includes:
- a CDS encoding IMPACT family protein: MTHTLTAPCTFQEDIKKSRFAAYAAPVATIDDAMRFFAEHSDPEATHNCWAYRIGQEYRFNDDGEPGGTAGRPILQAIEGQDMDRVAVLVVRWYGGIKLGAGGLVRAYGGCAANCLRLGERTEIVDLATVRCACGFGEMALLKSRLAQAGAAIQQEDYNADGVTLTFTVPRAGLHELEVTAANITRGRSAWEVVS; the protein is encoded by the coding sequence ATGACGCACACGCTGACCGCTCCCTGCACCTTTCAGGAAGACATCAAGAAAAGCCGCTTCGCCGCGTATGCCGCGCCGGTCGCCACGATCGACGACGCCATGCGCTTCTTTGCCGAGCACAGCGATCCCGAGGCCACGCACAACTGCTGGGCCTATCGCATCGGACAGGAATACCGATTCAATGACGATGGCGAGCCCGGCGGCACCGCGGGCCGGCCGATCCTGCAGGCCATCGAAGGCCAGGACATGGATCGCGTGGCGGTGCTGGTGGTGCGCTGGTACGGGGGAATCAAGCTCGGGGCGGGCGGACTGGTGCGGGCCTACGGCGGCTGCGCGGCCAATTGCCTGCGATTGGGAGAACGCACGGAGATCGTCGACCTGGCGACGGTGCGCTGCGCCTGCGGCTTCGGCGAGATGGCACTGCTGAAATCACGTCTGGCGCAGGCAGGCGCCGCCATTCAGCAGGAAGACTACAACGCGGACGGCGTCACGCTGACGTTCACGGTGCCGCGCGCGGGCCTGCATGAATTGGAGGTCACCGCGGCAAACATTACGCGCGGCCGATCCGCATGGGAAGTCGTTTCGTAG
- a CDS encoding thioredoxin family protein: MSIVELTKDSFQEAITPDGTLIVDFWAPWCGPCRGFAPVFEQAATEHPDVTFAKVNTDVEQELAGALGIRSIPTLMVFREKVLLFSQPGALSGGQLNELLAKIKEVDMEKVHQEIAAAQDSQDA; encoded by the coding sequence ATGAGTATTGTTGAACTCACCAAAGACAGCTTCCAGGAAGCCATCACGCCCGACGGAACCCTCATCGTCGACTTCTGGGCGCCCTGGTGTGGCCCGTGCCGCGGTTTCGCGCCGGTGTTCGAACAGGCCGCCACCGAGCATCCCGACGTCACGTTCGCCAAGGTGAATACCGATGTCGAGCAGGAACTGGCCGGCGCGCTGGGCATCCGCTCGATTCCGACGCTGATGGTCTTCCGCGAAAAGGTCCTGCTGTTCTCGCAACCGGGCGCCCTGTCCGGCGGTCAGTTGAATGAACTGCTCGCCAAGATCAAGGAAGTGGACATGGAAAAGGTCCACCAGGAAATCGCCGCGGCGCAAGACAGCCAGGACGCGTAA
- a CDS encoding LLM class flavin-dependent oxidoreductase gives MSALANIPFSVLDLAPIVQGRDAADAFRNTVALAQHVEQLGYNRFWLAEHHNINGIASSATAVLIGHVAGHTRTLRVGSGGVMLPNHAPLIIAEQFGTLETLYPGRIDLGLGRAPGSDGATQQALRRSPRSGLEFPALVEELRGFLAPSRPGQPVRAIPGEGLDVPIWLLGSSDFSARMAAELGLPFSFAGHFSPEGMAAMRLYRHLFKPSETLARPYSMIGVPVIAAETDEAARFLSTTQQLKFLSLVRGHRLQLQPPVESMDGVWNEWEREAVNQRLGASIVGGPDTVKRELEALVAETQADEVMIVSDFYDIADRLRSFEIVASLKNGSGVSTKSAA, from the coding sequence ATGAGCGCCCTGGCGAACATCCCCTTTTCCGTGCTGGACCTGGCCCCGATTGTGCAGGGGCGCGATGCCGCGGACGCGTTCCGCAATACGGTCGCGCTGGCGCAGCACGTGGAGCAGCTGGGCTACAACCGGTTCTGGCTGGCCGAGCACCACAACATCAATGGCATCGCCAGCAGCGCCACGGCTGTGCTGATCGGCCACGTGGCCGGCCACACCCGCACGCTGCGCGTCGGCTCGGGTGGCGTCATGCTCCCCAACCACGCGCCGCTGATCATCGCCGAACAGTTCGGCACGCTTGAAACCCTGTACCCCGGCCGCATCGACCTGGGCCTGGGCCGCGCGCCCGGCAGCGACGGCGCCACGCAACAGGCGCTGCGCCGCAGTCCGCGCAGCGGTCTTGAATTTCCAGCCCTGGTCGAGGAGCTGCGCGGTTTTCTGGCCCCGTCGCGCCCCGGCCAGCCCGTGCGCGCCATCCCCGGCGAAGGCCTGGACGTGCCGATCTGGCTGCTCGGCTCCAGCGACTTCAGCGCGCGCATGGCGGCTGAACTTGGCTTGCCCTTCTCGTTTGCCGGACACTTCTCGCCGGAAGGCATGGCCGCGATGCGCTTGTACCGCCACTTGTTCAAGCCGTCCGAGACGCTGGCGCGCCCCTACTCGATGATCGGCGTGCCGGTCATTGCCGCCGAAACCGACGAGGCCGCGCGCTTTCTGTCGACCACGCAGCAACTGAAATTCCTGTCGCTCGTGCGCGGCCATCGCCTGCAGTTGCAGCCGCCGGTCGAAAGCATGGACGGCGTGTGGAACGAATGGGAGCGCGAGGCGGTCAATCAGAGGTTGGGCGCTTCGATCGTGGGCGGCCCGGACACCGTCAAGCGCGAACTCGAGGCCCTGGTCGCGGAAACGCAGGCCGACGAGGTCATGATCGTGTCCGACTTCTATGACATTGCAGACCGCCTGCGTTCTTTCGAGATCGTTGCCTCGCTGAAAAACGGCTCGGGCGTCTCCACGAAATCGGCGGCCTGA
- a CDS encoding VOC family protein yields the protein MGASGNNNQIDNIEFNVADIARSKRFYGEVFGWTFTDFGPTYTEFTDGRLRGGFTTGEAVRPGGPLVILYADDLAAIRQRITAAGGRISRDEFTFPGGSRFHFTDLDGYQLAVWTAAK from the coding sequence ATGGGCGCCAGCGGCAACAACAACCAGATCGACAACATCGAATTCAACGTCGCGGACATCGCGCGCAGCAAGCGCTTCTATGGCGAGGTCTTCGGATGGACGTTCACGGATTTCGGCCCCACGTACACCGAATTCACGGACGGCCGCCTGAGGGGCGGATTCACGACGGGCGAGGCAGTGCGTCCGGGCGGTCCGCTTGTAATCCTGTACGCCGACGACCTTGCCGCGATCCGGCAACGCATCACGGCCGCGGGCGGTCGCATCAGCCGTGACGAGTTCACCTTTCCGGGCGGCAGCCGCTTCCACTTCACGGATCTGGACGGCTACCAACTGGCGGTGTGGACCGCCGCCAAATAA
- a CDS encoding NCS2 family permease: MLEKLFKLREHGTTARTEVVAGLTTFLTMSYIIFVNPDILSSTGMDRDAVFVATCLAAALGSLVMAFIANWPIGMAPGMGLNAFFAFTVVKTMGYTWEQALGAVFISGIIFLFLTISGIRVWLVKGIPHSLRSAIAAGIGLFLAIIALSSAGIVVAHPATKVTLGNLTTHGPLFAILGFFVIASLDALRVRGAILIGIIVVTVLSMVMGYNEFKGIFSAPPSLSPTLFKLDIMGALHSGFVHVILVFVLVEVFDATGTLVGVAKRAGLVPEDRPNRLGRALFADSTAIVAGSMLGTSSTTAYVESASGVQAGGRTGMTALIVGLLFLAALFISPLAGAVPAYATAPALLYVAGLMMRELIDIDWNDVCEATPAALTALVMPFTYSIANGIAFGFISYVVLKTATGKMRDVHPATWLVAVLFVIRYAFFPE, encoded by the coding sequence ATGCTGGAGAAGCTATTCAAGCTGCGTGAGCACGGCACGACCGCAAGAACGGAAGTCGTGGCCGGCCTGACGACATTCCTGACGATGTCGTACATCATCTTCGTCAATCCTGACATCCTGTCCTCGACGGGCATGGACCGAGACGCGGTCTTCGTCGCGACCTGCCTGGCCGCCGCACTGGGCTCGCTGGTGATGGCGTTCATCGCCAACTGGCCGATCGGCATGGCGCCGGGCATGGGCCTGAACGCCTTCTTTGCCTTCACCGTGGTCAAGACCATGGGCTACACCTGGGAACAGGCGTTGGGCGCGGTGTTCATCTCGGGCATCATCTTCCTGTTCCTGACGATATCCGGCATCCGGGTCTGGCTGGTCAAGGGCATCCCGCATTCGCTGCGCAGCGCCATTGCGGCCGGCATCGGGCTGTTTCTGGCCATTATCGCGCTATCCAGCGCCGGAATCGTGGTCGCGCATCCGGCCACCAAGGTCACGCTGGGCAACCTCACCACGCACGGTCCGCTCTTTGCCATCCTGGGCTTTTTCGTGATCGCGTCGCTGGACGCACTGCGCGTGCGCGGCGCCATCCTGATCGGCATCATCGTCGTCACGGTGCTGTCGATGGTGATGGGCTACAACGAGTTCAAGGGCATCTTTTCGGCGCCGCCCAGCCTGTCGCCCACGCTCTTCAAGCTGGACATCATGGGCGCGCTGCATTCCGGCTTTGTGCACGTGATTCTGGTGTTCGTGCTGGTCGAAGTGTTCGACGCCACCGGCACGCTGGTGGGCGTGGCCAAGCGCGCCGGCCTGGTGCCCGAAGACCGCCCCAATCGCCTGGGCCGCGCCTTGTTTGCGGACAGCACCGCCATCGTGGCGGGCTCGATGCTGGGCACCAGCAGCACCACCGCCTACGTCGAAAGCGCCTCCGGCGTGCAGGCTGGCGGGCGCACCGGCATGACCGCACTGATCGTGGGCCTGCTGTTCCTGGCCGCGCTGTTCATCTCGCCGCTGGCGGGCGCCGTGCCGGCCTACGCCACCGCACCTGCCCTGCTCTATGTCGCCGGCCTGATGATGCGCGAGCTCATCGACATCGACTGGAACGACGTCTGCGAAGCCACGCCGGCCGCGCTGACCGCGCTGGTCATGCCGTTCACGTACTCCATCGCCAACGGCATTGCGTTCGGCTTCATCAGCTACGTGGTGCTCAAGACCGCCACCGGCAAGATGCGCGACGTGCACCCGGCGACGTGGCTCGTGGCCGTGCTGTTCGTGATCCGCTACGCGTTCTTCCCGGAGTAA
- the tsaD gene encoding tRNA (adenosine(37)-N6)-threonylcarbamoyltransferase complex transferase subunit TsaD: MIILGFESSCDETGVAAVCTERGLLAHALHTQIAMHQEYGGVVPELASRDHIRRVVPLTRQVLQDAGLQMSDIGAVAYTAGPGLAGALLVGASVAQSFAWSRGLPAIGIHHLEGHLLSPMLADPRPEFPFIALLVSGGHTQLMRVDGVGRYELLGETLDDAAGEAFDKSAKLMGLGYPGGPALSRLAGSGDASRFDLPRPMLHSGDLDFSFSGLKTAVLTRVKAAEQNGALDEQTRADLAAATQAAIVEVLAAKSIRALKQTGLRRLVVAGGVGANQLLRAKLDAALKPLKARAYFPPLELCTDNGAMIAFAAAERVKAGLATLDASAHSFTVKPRWDLADIA; the protein is encoded by the coding sequence ATGATCATTCTCGGCTTTGAAAGCTCCTGCGACGAAACCGGCGTCGCAGCCGTCTGTACGGAACGCGGCCTGCTCGCGCACGCGCTGCACACCCAGATCGCCATGCACCAGGAATATGGGGGCGTGGTGCCGGAACTTGCCTCGCGCGACCACATCCGCCGTGTGGTGCCGCTGACTCGCCAGGTGCTGCAAGACGCGGGCCTGCAGATGTCCGACATCGGCGCCGTGGCCTATACGGCCGGGCCGGGTCTCGCCGGCGCCTTGCTGGTCGGCGCCAGCGTCGCGCAGTCGTTCGCCTGGTCGCGCGGCTTGCCGGCCATCGGCATCCATCACCTCGAAGGCCATCTGCTGTCGCCGATGCTGGCCGATCCCCGGCCCGAGTTTCCCTTCATCGCCTTGCTGGTGTCCGGCGGACACACCCAGCTCATGCGCGTGGACGGCGTGGGCCGTTACGAACTGCTGGGCGAAACGCTGGACGACGCCGCGGGCGAGGCTTTCGATAAATCCGCCAAGCTCATGGGCCTGGGTTATCCGGGCGGACCGGCGCTGTCCCGGCTGGCCGGCAGCGGCGACGCCTCGCGCTTTGATCTGCCGCGCCCCATGCTGCACAGCGGCGACCTGGACTTCAGCTTCAGTGGTCTGAAAACGGCCGTGCTGACCCGCGTCAAGGCGGCCGAGCAAAATGGCGCTCTGGACGAACAGACCCGCGCGGACCTGGCTGCGGCCACGCAGGCGGCCATCGTCGAGGTGCTGGCGGCCAAGTCCATCCGCGCGTTGAAGCAGACCGGGCTGCGCCGGCTGGTCGTCGCTGGCGGGGTGGGGGCCAACCAGCTCCTGCGCGCCAAGCTCGATGCCGCGCTCAAGCCGCTCAAGGCGCGCGCGTACTTCCCGCCGCTGGAACTGTGTACCGACAACGGCGCCATGATCGCGTTCGCGGCGGCCGAGCGGGTGAAGGCCGGGTTGGCAACGCTGGACGCCAGCGCTCACAGCTTCACGGTCAAGCCGCGCTGGGATCTGGCCGATATCGCCTGA
- the plsY gene encoding glycerol-3-phosphate 1-O-acyltransferase PlsY, which translates to MAITEPSLAISVALVVLAYLIGSVPFAVVVSKLMGLQDPRSYGSKNPGATNVLRTGNKTAAALTLLGDAAKGWFAIWLAERLAPGIGPVALACVALAAFIGHLYPVFLGFKGGKGVATALGVLVAIQPWLAVATAATWLIIAIFFRYSSLASLVAAFFAPVYYVFGSGLAWQAQPALGVALAIIGILLFYRHRANIARLIQGTESRIGSKKK; encoded by the coding sequence ATGGCGATAACCGAACCCTCCCTGGCGATTTCCGTCGCGCTTGTCGTGCTGGCCTACCTGATCGGCTCCGTGCCGTTCGCCGTGGTGGTCAGCAAGCTGATGGGTCTGCAGGACCCCCGCAGCTACGGGTCCAAGAACCCCGGCGCGACCAATGTGCTGCGCACCGGCAACAAGACCGCCGCCGCGCTGACGCTATTGGGGGACGCCGCCAAGGGATGGTTCGCGATCTGGCTGGCCGAGAGGCTGGCGCCCGGCATCGGCCCGGTCGCCCTCGCCTGCGTGGCGCTGGCCGCCTTCATCGGCCATCTGTACCCCGTGTTTCTGGGATTCAAGGGCGGCAAGGGCGTGGCGACCGCGCTGGGCGTGCTGGTGGCAATCCAGCCCTGGCTGGCCGTCGCCACCGCGGCAACCTGGCTGATCATCGCCATTTTCTTCCGCTATTCGTCGCTCGCCTCGCTGGTGGCCGCGTTCTTCGCCCCGGTGTACTACGTGTTCGGATCCGGGCTGGCCTGGCAGGCGCAGCCGGCCCTGGGCGTGGCGCTGGCGATCATCGGCATCCTGCTTTTCTACCGCCACCGCGCCAACATCGCCCGGTTGATCCAGGGCACCGAAAGCCGTATCGGCAGCAAGAAGAAGTAA
- the surE gene encoding 5'/3'-nucleotidase SurE: MRILVSNDDGYSAPGLEALVAALEGLGDLTVVAPETNHSGASNSLTLNRPLSVRTASNGFIAVNGTPSDCVHVALTGLMDTRPDLVVSGINNGANMGDDTLYSGTVAAASEGYLFGIPAIAFSLAEKGWEHIDSAARAARQVVERHLAQPLAAPVLLNVNIPSRRFEDMHGFAVTRLGKRHPSQPVVRTTTPYGDTVYWIGPVGLAADATPGTDFHAVEQGIVSVTPLRLDLTQHSQLDEIRTWAEPLCANG, from the coding sequence ATGCGAATTCTGGTTTCGAACGATGATGGCTACTCGGCCCCCGGCCTTGAAGCGCTGGTAGCGGCGCTGGAGGGGCTGGGCGATTTGACCGTCGTCGCGCCCGAGACCAACCACAGCGGCGCCTCCAACTCGCTCACGCTGAACCGGCCACTGTCGGTGCGCACCGCCTCCAACGGCTTCATCGCCGTCAACGGCACCCCGTCCGATTGCGTGCACGTCGCGCTGACCGGTCTCATGGATACGCGTCCCGACCTGGTCGTGTCCGGCATCAACAACGGCGCCAACATGGGCGACGACACCCTCTATTCGGGCACCGTCGCCGCCGCCAGCGAAGGGTATCTGTTCGGCATCCCCGCCATCGCGTTCTCGCTGGCGGAAAAGGGCTGGGAGCACATCGACTCGGCCGCGCGCGCCGCCCGCCAGGTGGTCGAGCGCCATCTGGCCCAGCCGCTCGCGGCACCGGTGCTGCTCAACGTCAACATCCCGAGCCGCCGTTTCGAAGACATGCACGGGTTTGCGGTCACGCGGCTGGGCAAGCGGCATCCGTCGCAACCCGTCGTGCGCACCACCACGCCCTATGGCGACACGGTCTACTGGATCGGACCGGTCGGCCTGGCCGCCGACGCCACGCCCGGCACGGACTTCCACGCCGTCGAGCAGGGCATCGTGTCCGTCACGCCGTTGCGCCTGGACCTGACCCAGCACAGCCAGCTTGACGAGATCCGCACCTGGGCAGAGCCGCTATGCGCAAACGGATAA
- a CDS encoding protein-L-isoaspartate(D-aspartate) O-methyltransferase yields MRKRISQPDITPGAGRSSPARHDAGRLSPGYTPANSNTRISAATLQRQAQAPLPQAGGNLGLNSERLRQAMVQRLRTQGITDERVLNAMAAVPRHLFVDEALASRAYEDAALPIGHSQTISQPWVVARMIAAACEDRAPTRVLEVGAGCGYQAAVLAQFVRDVHTIERIRGLYELAREHLRALRLTTRIRLIYGDGTLGLPGVAPFDAIVVAAAGLAIPQALLTQLAPGGRLIAPEGGSNQRLVLIERTGAASWKRTELEAVRFVPLRSGIQS; encoded by the coding sequence ATGCGCAAACGGATAAGCCAACCGGACATCACGCCCGGCGCCGGCCGCAGCAGCCCGGCCCGCCACGACGCCGGCCGCCTGAGTCCGGGCTATACGCCGGCCAACAGCAACACGCGCATCTCGGCCGCCACCTTGCAGCGGCAGGCGCAAGCCCCGCTGCCCCAAGCGGGCGGCAACCTGGGTTTGAACTCCGAACGGCTGCGCCAGGCCATGGTGCAGCGCCTGCGCACGCAAGGCATCACCGACGAACGCGTGTTGAATGCCATGGCCGCCGTGCCGCGCCACCTGTTCGTGGACGAGGCCCTTGCCAGCCGCGCGTACGAAGACGCGGCCTTGCCCATCGGTCACTCGCAAACCATTTCCCAGCCATGGGTTGTGGCGCGTATGATCGCGGCTGCTTGCGAAGACCGCGCACCCACCCGTGTGCTCGAGGTCGGCGCCGGTTGCGGATACCAGGCCGCGGTGCTCGCGCAGTTCGTGCGCGACGTCCACACCATCGAACGCATACGCGGGTTGTACGAGCTGGCGCGCGAGCATTTACGCGCCTTGCGGCTCACCACAAGGATCCGGCTCATCTATGGAGACGGCACCTTGGGGCTGCCCGGCGTGGCGCCGTTCGATGCTATCGTTGTGGCTGCCGCAGGTCTGGCCATCCCGCAAGCGCTGCTGACGCAGCTTGCTCCGGGAGGCCGTCTCATCGCTCCCGAAGGGGGCTCGAACCAGCGCCTGGTTCTGATCGAACGCACGGGCGCGGCAAGCTGGAAAAGAACCGAACTAGAGGCCGTGCGCTTTGTGCCGCTACGGTCCGGAATACAATCTTGA
- a CDS encoding peptidoglycan DD-metalloendopeptidase family protein: MLNGQLQLTDMNFGASMTRLRRPLFAVGVLSLAILAGCASKGTRAPVVDMTGGQPAPTATSGSYVVKPGDTLYKIARANNVDIENIKRWNNISDPNQISVGQVLRMSGSATGGGAQTAPIASNRPQPRPLDQPETPAATTPAPDATPTPPPAPVDTKPATRAADAGVINWAWPANGQIVQAFNASSKGIDIAGALGDPITAAADGLVKYSGNGVRGLGNLIIVEHQNGFITAYAHNRALLVKTGQTVKRGAKIAELGQSDTTSPRLHFEIRRQGTPVDPMQYLPPK, encoded by the coding sequence ATGCTCAACGGGCAGTTGCAACTGACCGATATGAATTTTGGCGCGTCCATGACGCGCCTTCGCCGCCCGCTCTTCGCAGTGGGGGTCCTCAGCCTCGCCATCCTGGCCGGCTGCGCATCCAAAGGTACTCGTGCCCCGGTGGTCGACATGACCGGCGGGCAACCCGCGCCGACGGCCACGTCCGGCAGCTATGTGGTCAAGCCGGGCGACACGCTCTACAAGATCGCCCGCGCCAACAACGTCGACATCGAAAACATCAAGCGCTGGAACAACATCAGCGACCCCAACCAGATCTCGGTGGGGCAGGTGCTGCGCATGTCCGGCAGCGCCACCGGCGGCGGCGCGCAGACCGCGCCGATCGCCAGCAACCGGCCGCAGCCACGTCCGCTCGACCAGCCCGAAACGCCCGCGGCCACCACGCCCGCACCTGATGCCACGCCCACGCCGCCTCCGGCGCCGGTCGACACCAAGCCGGCCACGCGTGCGGCCGACGCAGGCGTCATCAACTGGGCCTGGCCGGCCAACGGCCAGATCGTGCAGGCCTTCAATGCCAGCAGCAAGGGCATCGACATCGCCGGCGCGCTGGGCGACCCGATCACCGCCGCGGCCGATGGCCTGGTCAAGTACAGCGGCAATGGCGTGCGCGGCCTGGGCAACCTCATCATCGTCGAGCACCAGAACGGCTTCATCACGGCCTATGCGCACAACCGTGCGCTGCTCGTGAAGACCGGCCAGACGGTCAAGCGCGGCGCCAAGATCGCCGAACTCGGCCAGAGCGACACCACCTCGCCCCGCCTGCACTTTGAAATCCGCCGCCAGGGCACGCCGGTGGACCCGATGCAATACCTGCCGCCCAAATGA
- a CDS encoding 3'-5' exonuclease — protein sequence MTPTLVFDLETIPDADGLRKLNGWGADVPDHEVVERALTARREAVGHDFLPLHLHKVAVVGCVFRDDQGFRVKTLGQPDDPEAALLAGFFKTIERYTPKLVSWNGSGFDLPVLHYRSLIQGVPAPRYWDMGEEDRDFKFNNYISRYHTRHVDLMDVLAKYNGRANAPLDELAKLCGFPGKLGMDGSKVWEAWSTGRADEVRAYCETDVVNTWLVFCRFRFLRGELDRTAYEAEIALVRDTLSASDAPHWKEYMAAWDAG from the coding sequence ATGACGCCCACCCTGGTATTCGACCTCGAAACCATCCCCGACGCCGACGGGCTGCGCAAGCTCAACGGCTGGGGTGCCGACGTGCCCGACCACGAAGTGGTCGAGCGCGCGCTGACCGCGCGGCGCGAGGCCGTGGGCCACGATTTCCTGCCGCTGCATCTGCACAAGGTGGCGGTGGTGGGCTGCGTGTTCCGCGACGACCAGGGCTTTCGCGTCAAGACGCTGGGCCAGCCCGACGATCCCGAAGCGGCCTTGCTCGCGGGCTTCTTCAAGACCATCGAACGCTACACGCCCAAGCTCGTCAGCTGGAACGGCTCGGGCTTTGACCTGCCCGTGCTGCATTACCGCAGCCTGATCCAGGGCGTTCCGGCGCCGCGCTACTGGGACATGGGCGAAGAAGACCGCGACTTCAAGTTCAACAACTACATCTCCCGCTACCACACGCGTCACGTCGATCTGATGGACGTGCTGGCCAAGTACAACGGCCGCGCCAATGCGCCGCTCGACGAACTGGCCAAGCTTTGCGGCTTTCCCGGCAAGCTCGGGATGGACGGCAGCAAGGTTTGGGAGGCATGGAGCACGGGCCGCGCCGACGAGGTGCGGGCCTATTGCGAAACCGACGTGGTCAATACGTGGCTGGTGTTTTGCCGCTTCCGTTTCCTGCGCGGTGAACTCGACCGCACCGCCTACGAGGCCGAAATCGCGCTGGTGCGCGACACGCTCTCGGCCAGCGATGCGCCGCACTGGAAGGAATACATGGCGGCCTGGGACGCGGGCTGA
- a CDS encoding TorF family putative porin, translating to MKKTLLALPFALAACFAGVAQAEPTDLGGGFSLSGNATIVSDYRFRGYSQTDFRPAVQLGFDLNHSSGFYLGNWNSNVSSFVFTDGNLEMDFYGGWKGDVGGGFTLDAGVLHYYYPGSSSPKGGNYNNTDLYLGASYGNYSLKYSYTPSDFFSTPDSKGTWYLDGTATFDLGDGWGLLGHLGYQKLKNQTNMDGDSIGHYVDYKVGVTKDLKGWILGLAAVGATKDNWLPTKYGHPSGRIGAVFSVARSF from the coding sequence ATGAAGAAGACGTTGCTAGCCTTGCCTTTTGCGCTTGCTGCTTGTTTTGCAGGGGTGGCGCAAGCCGAACCCACCGATCTGGGGGGCGGCTTCTCGCTCAGCGGTAATGCCACCATCGTCAGCGACTACCGGTTCCGGGGCTATTCCCAGACCGACTTCCGTCCTGCCGTCCAATTGGGGTTCGATCTGAACCACAGCTCGGGCTTCTACCTGGGCAACTGGAACTCCAACGTCTCCAGCTTCGTTTTCACCGACGGCAACCTGGAAATGGACTTCTACGGCGGCTGGAAGGGCGATGTGGGCGGCGGCTTCACGCTGGATGCGGGCGTGCTGCACTACTACTATCCCGGCTCCAGTTCCCCCAAGGGCGGCAACTACAACAACACGGACCTCTATCTGGGCGCGTCCTACGGCAACTACAGCCTCAAGTATTCGTATACGCCCAGCGACTTTTTCAGCACGCCGGACAGCAAGGGCACCTGGTATCTGGACGGAACCGCCACGTTCGACCTGGGCGACGGCTGGGGACTGCTGGGCCACCTCGGCTACCAGAAGCTCAAGAACCAGACCAACATGGACGGCGATTCCATCGGCCACTACGTCGACTACAAGGTGGGCGTGACCAAGGACCTGAAAGGCTGGATCCTCGGCCTGGCGGCCGTCGGCGCCACCAAGGACAACTGGCTGCCCACCAAGTACGGCCACCCGTCGGGCCGCATCGGCGCCGTCTTCTCGGTGGCGCGCTCGTTCTGA